In Colletotrichum higginsianum IMI 349063 chromosome 1, whole genome shotgun sequence, one genomic interval encodes:
- a CDS encoding Transcription initiation protein yields MSVALFYVFDRKKNAQFREACRRDPYLTRKEFARRRKLSSIERLEEEEMQRSIMIRKSLASREPSRQNSCEDFDVVSRLQQQQHQHHQEHEEKHRLGRQLSEEWMARTRSGSETSSSASSARDHHPYVEPHPGVEVEVPLAPHPRTPSPSRTPLVRKPVPPPPAVASMAEVSRPRPSYLS; encoded by the coding sequence ATGTCGGTAGCCCTGTTCTACGTCTTCGACCGCAAGAAGAACGCCCAGTTCCGCGAGGCGTGCCGGCGGGACCCCTACCTCACGCGCAAGGAATTtgctcgccgccgcaagCTCAGCAGCAtcgagcgcctcgaggaggaggagatgcagCGCAGCATCATGATCCGAAAGTCGCTCGCCAGTCGCGAGCCTTCGAGGCAAAACAGTTGCGAGGACTTTGACGTCGTCTCGaggctgcagcagcagcagcaccaacaccaccaagaaCACGAAGAAAAACACCGGCTCGGGCGCCAGCTGTCCGAGGAGTGGATGGCGCGGACGAGGTCCGGGTCGGAgacgtcctcgtccgctTCGTCCGCGCGGGATCACCATCCCTACGTCGAGCCCCATcccggcgtcgaggtcgaggtcccGCTGGCCCCGCACCCGAgaacgccgtcgccgagccgGACGCCGCTCGTGAGGAAGCCCGtaccgccgcctccggccGTGGCTTCCATGGCCGAGGTTTCGCGACCGCGACCGTCGTACCTGTCGTGA
- a CDS encoding Transcription factor TFIIB translates to MLGPNGAATDENGNPEGFRDDLNMVVMCPDCKEYPPHLVEEFSSGDMVCGSCGLVVGERIIDTRSEWRTFANDDQGNDDPSRVGDAVNPLLNGSQLETTIAFGDGRDSKQLARLQNKSQNDKASKSLMQAYKEIGAFCDSINLGKNVSDAAKHIFKLTYDHNFMKGKPQEAVIAGCIFIACRQTGVGRTFREIFQVTHVSKKEIGRVFKQLESFLQKIKEENPRGAGSLSNLDGYKASASTSAEDLCTRFCSNLNFRNAQKIENVSRALARKTSSVSELAGRSPLSVAAACIYMASHLMKEVRTSKEIASVAGVSDGTIKTAYRFLYQARDRLIEKEWGADQKAIDGLPIN, encoded by the coding sequence ATGCTCGGCCCCAACGGTGCCGCAACGGATGAGAATGGAAATCCCGAGGGATTTAGGGACGACCTCAACATGGTAGTCATGTGTCCCGACTGCAAGGAGTACCCGCCTCACCTGGTTGAGGAGTTCTCCTCGGGCGACATGGTCTGCGGCTCCTGCGGCCTTGTCGTCGGTGAGCGCATTATCGACACTCGCTCCGAATGGCGTACCTTTGCCAACGACGACCAGGGCAACGACGACCCTTCTCGTGTCGGTGACGCCGTCAACCCCTTGCTCAACGGCTCTCAGCTCGAGACGACCATTGCCTTTGGCGACGGCAGAGACTCGAAGCAGCTTGCCCGCCTGCAAAACAAGTCGCAGAACGACAAGGCTAGCAAGTCGCTCATGCAGGCCTACAAGGAGATTGGCGCCTTCTGCGACAGTATCAACCTTGGCAAGAACGTCTCGGACGCCGCCAAGCACATCTTCAAGCTCACGTACGATCACAACTTCATGAAGGGCAAGCCTCAGGAGGCTGTCATCGCAGGCTGCATCTTTATCGCCTGCCGTCAGACGGGTGTTGGTCGTACCTTCCGAGAGATCTTCCAGGTCACGCACGTATCCAAGAAGGAGATTGGCAGAGTATTCAAGCAGCTCGAGTCCTTTTTGCAGAAGATCAAGGAGGAGAACCCCCGTGGTGCGGGTTCCCTGTCCAACCTGGACGGCTACAAGGCCAGTgcgtcgacgagcgccgAGGACCTCTGTACCCGCTTCTGTTCGAACCTCAACTTCCGCAATGCTCAAAAGATCGAGAACGTGTCGCGAGCGCTTGCACGGAAGACGTCGAGCGTCTCAGAGTTGGCTGGACGCTCGCCGCTGTCGGTGGCGGCCGCCTGTATCTACATGGCGTCTCATCTCATGAAGGAGGTGAGAACTTCCAAAGAGATCGCCTCCGTGGCTGGTGTTAGCGACGGCACCATCAAGACGGCCTATCGGTTCTTGTATCAGGCCCGCGACAGGCTGATCGAGAAGGAGTGGGGTGCTGACCAGAAGGCGATCGACGGCCTTCCGATTAACTAG
- a CDS encoding Chromatin remodeling complex subunit — protein sequence MSGRRSRSGRAAAKRASAALQSTPRVFEGIDDEEPVAEAVESEPEHEAQPEEEDDEEEKPNESGEEEGGDEDGEEEEEEPANEEAEDSEPSAKEPTPPTEPVIRRKRLGRPPKNKPPGWDNMITVPASEADTPRRRGRGGWRGRGGRRPAPGQAPPKLKQVIDKEGTEVDIVDDECVLPEDPEGETKVDKLGNLQGGRQYRCRTFTVKDRSERQYMLSTEPARCVGFRDSYLFFNKHPKLYKIIVSDEEKMDMIERNIIPHSYKGRAIGIVTARSVFVEFGARIIVGGRTIVDDYRVADMRASGVAEGDIADPSDVFDPSQPYNTNQYVAWFGASAVYHTNQAPATSDPLAGLTEVKKKRVNVNDTNWQLEHARAARSSEFNSRINAIRMATLRHGAYDIHTNMMQQPVNMQPTRARVEAVTPGTVSEPNSAFPTVPSAVQRNFNVVDIIYETPRVGVQSAGRRPAEVPDFLKPFNGILAIGDDIKSMLPSECRESLERHQANQREFESRFGDEKDKMARGRLIIDKSVVPQGRHS from the exons ATGTCTGGACGCCGTTCTCGGTCGGGCAGGGCTGCCGCTAAGCGCGCCTCTGCTGCGCTCC AGAGCACTCCCAGAGTTTTCGAaggcatcgacgacgaagagccCGTCGCCGAAGCTGTCGAATCCGAGCCCGAGCACGAGGCGCAgcccgaagaagaagatgacgaagaagaaaagccTAACGAATCgggtgaagaagaaggtggagacgaggatggtgaagaagaagaagaagagcctGCGAACGAAGAGGCCGAAGACTCCGAACCATCGGCCAAAGAACCGACTCCTCCTACCGAGCCCGTTATCCGTAGGAAGCGACTCGGCCGCCCCCCCAAGAACAAGCCTCCCGGCTGGGACAACATGATCACCGTGCCCGCTTCCGAAGCCGATACTCCGCGCCGGAGAGGTCGTGGCGGATGGCGcggtcgaggcggccgccgacCGGCCCCTGGTCAGGCACCTCCGAAGCTCAAGCAGGTCATCGACAAGGAGGGTACCGAagtcgacatcgtcgacgacgagtgTGTCCTGCCCGAGGACCCCGAAGGCGAGACAaaggtcgacaagctcgGCAACCTGCAGGGGGGCCGCCAGTACCGTTGCAGAACGTTCACCGTCAAGGATCGCTCTGAACGCCAGTACATGTTGTCGACGGAGCCTGCGCGATGCGTCGGTTTCCGCGACAGCTAcctcttcttcaacaagCACCCGAAGCTCTACAAGATCATCGTGAGCGACGAAGAAAAGATGGACATGATCGAGCGAAATATCATTCCCCACTCGTACAAGGGCCGTGCCATAGGAATTGTCACGGCGCGCTCCGTCTTTGTCGAGTTCGGCGCGAGgatcatcgtcggcggccggaCTATCGTCGACGACTACCGCGTTGCCGATATGCGCGCGTCTGGCGTTGCCGAAGGAGACATCGCGGACCCCTCGGATGTCTTCGACCCCAGCCAGCCGTACAACACCAACCAGTACGTTGCGTGGTTCGGCGCCAGTGCTGTGTACCACACCAACCAAGCGCCGGCCACGTCAGACCCTCTTGCTGGTCTGACCGAggtcaagaagaagcgtGTCAACGTGAACGATACCAATTGGCAGCTGGAGCACGCCCGTGCCGCTAG GTCCAGCGAGTTCAACAGCCGCATCAACGCCATCCGTATGGCGACGCTGCGCCATGGCGCCTACGATATCCACACAAACATGATGCAGCAACCGGTCAACATGCAACCAACGCGCGCGagggtcgaggccgtcacTCCTGGCACCGTCAGCGAACCCAACAGCGCCTTTCCGACTGTCCCGTCGGCAGTCCAGCGCAACTTCAACGTTGTAGACATCATTTACGAGACGCCGCGCGTGGGCGTCCAGTCTGCCGGAcgccggccggccgaggTTCCCGACTTTTTGAAGCCGTTCAACGGCATCCTGGCCATCGGCGACGACATCAAGTCCATGCTACCGTCCGAGTGTCGCGAGTCGCTCGAGAGGCACCAGGCCAACCAGCGGGAATTTGAGTCGCGCTTcggcgacgagaaggacaagaTGGCGCGAGGCAGGCTAATCATCGACAAGTCGGTTGTGCCGCAGGGCCGACATTCTTAG